One Rosa chinensis cultivar Old Blush chromosome 3, RchiOBHm-V2, whole genome shotgun sequence DNA window includes the following coding sequences:
- the LOC112193902 gene encoding uncharacterized protein LOC112193902 has product MTENSSCFNGIVRRLLCTGNVPTHPSSDYILDSNPTQLVKPPKTPNHEPKFQTFPSPSATATPGIVARLMGLESLPETNWVRAPDLVTRSKSVSFADYLMDFDLTPTNQHRRVRTSVSFREVPGVMSQQESQDFLVVYLDSVDKGKEFGSKVKKTEEVKQGKEQRSKNRESSEVIKKKNEEKVVKKNSKKVSKLKDEPRRECSAQSSKVSRNCKGDEGLGYSVPYKKVVSKNGGANLSEGSGEHTPPKKTTTQKKKKVVQEPKCKKGKHQNEAKKRVAVDNSSCSENSSPVSVFDIDDILIQHETWVSEYSSPKDLKSQMKSPPRVSYNEDPELRAVKIKDMEPIKNEDSGDSTELLATKVFSLTEEELKESNWVSKNVVEYERFEEICVEVEGLILDVLLNQAIDDIVQLS; this is encoded by the exons ATGACCGAGAACTCTAGCTGTTTCAACGGCATCGTACGCCGGCTTTTATGCACCGGCAACGTTCCGACTCACCCGTCATCAGATTACATTCTAGACTCTAACCCAACCCAACTCGTTAAACCACCCAAAACTCCAAACCATGAACCCAAGTTCCAAACTTTTCCTTCGCCTTCGGCTACAGCCACGCCTGGAATAGTAGCCAGGTTAATGGGGCTGGAGTCTCTTCCCGAGACGAACTGGGTGAGAGCCCCGGATTTGGTTACCAGAAGTAAGTCGGTGAGCTTTGCAGATTACTTGATGGATTTTGATTTGACTCCGACTAATCAGCACCGCCGTGTCCGGACCTCCGTCTCTTTCCGGGAGGTTCCGGGGGTTATGAGTCAGCAGGAGAGTCAGGATTTTCTGGTGGTGTATTTGGATAGTGTGGATAAGGGGAAGGAGTTCGGGTCGAAAGTGAAGAAAACAGAGGAAGTGAAACAGGGGAAGGAACAGAGGAGTAAGAACAGGGAGAGTAGTGAGGTgattaagaagaagaatgaagagaAGGTAGTGAAGAAAAATAGCAAGAAGGTTTCGAAGTTGAAAGATGAGCCTAGAAGAGAATGTAGTGCCCAATCTTCGAAGGTTAGTCGTAATTGCAAAGGAGACGAGGGTTTGGGGTACTCTGTTCCTTATAAGAAGGTTGTGAGCAAAAATGGTGGAGCAAATTTAAGTGAAGGTAGTGGGGAACATACTCCACCGAAGAAAACAACgactcagaagaagaagaaagtggtGCAAGAGCCAAAATGCAAGAAGGGAAAACATCAGAATGAAGCTAAGAAAAGAGTGGCTGTTGACAATAGTTCGTGCTCGGAGAATTCAAGTcctgtttcggtttttgatatTGATGACATTTTGATCCAACATGAAACTTGGGTATCAG AATATTCAAGTCCCAAGGATTTGAAATCCCAGATGAAATCTCCACCAAGAGTTTCTTACAATGAAGACCCTGAATTGAGAGCAGTCAAAATCAAAGATATGGAGCCAATTAAGAACGAGGACAGCGGAGATTCCACGGAGCTTTTGGCGACAAAAGTCTTCAGTTTGACAGAAGAAGAATTGAAAGAGTCAAATTGGGTATCAAAGAATGTGGTCGAGTATGAAAGATTCGAAGAAATCTGTGTGGAAGTTGAGGGGCTGATCCTTGACGTGCTATTGAACCAGGCCATTGATGACATTGTGCAACTTTCttaa
- the LOC112193656 gene encoding omega-3 fatty acid desaturase, chloroplastic, with translation MASWVLSECGLRPLPQVSPRPRTRIAANPIKLPTLQKNNFADLGFGSTGISSGRFRRWGVKVSAPLKVASTEEDEAERMRVNGVNGDEEEIEFDPGSPPPFKLGDVRAAIPKHCWVKDPWRSMSYVVRDVVVVFGLAAAAVYMNKWYVWPLYWVAQGTMFWALFVLGHDCGHGSFSNNPKLNSVVGHLLHSSILVPYHGWRISHRTHHQNHGHVENDESWHPLSERIYRTLDKTTKMLRFTLPFPLLAYPFYLWNRSPGKTGSHFEPSSDLFVPNEKKDVITSTVCWIAMAALLVGLSFVIGPIQMLKLYGIPYWVFVMWLDLVTYLHHHGPEDKLPWYRGKEWSYLRGGLTTLDRDYGVINNIHHDIGTHVVHHLFPQIPHYHLVEATEAAKPVFAKYYREPKKSGPLPFHLLGSFITSLKKDHYVSDSGDVVYYQTDPELSSK, from the exons ATGGCGAGTTGGGTCCTCTCAGAATGTGGCCTAAGGCCTCTCCCCCAGGTTTCACCGAGACCCAGAACCAGAATCGCCGCAAACCCAATAAAGCTTCCGACTTTGCAGAAGAACAACTTCGCAGATCTTGGATTCGGGTCGACCGGAATTTCAAGTGGGCGCTTTAGAAGGTGGGGAGTGAAGGTGAGTGCCCCATTGAAAGTTGCTTCTACAGAAGAAGATGAGGCAGAGAGAATGAGAGTCAATGGCGTTAATggagatgaagaagagattgaattCGATCCGGGCTCACCTCCACCGTTCAAATTGGGTGATGTTAGAGCGGCAATCCCAAAGCACTGTTGGGTTAAGGACCCATGGAGGTCCATGAGCTATGTGGTTAGGGACGTGGTGGTGGTTTTTGGGTTGGCTGCGGCTGCGGTTTATATGAACAAGTGGTATGTTTGGCCTCTGTATTGGGTTGCTCAGGGGACCATGTTTTGGGCTCTCTTTGTTCTTGGTCATGATTG TGGACATGGAAGCTTTTCGAATAATCCAAAGCTAAATAGTGTGGTTGGACATCTATTGCATTCTTCCATACTTGTACCCTATCATGGATG GAGAATTAGCCACAGGACTCACCATCAAAACCATGGACATGTTGAGAATGATGAATCATGGCATCCG TTGTCCGAGAGAATTTACAGAACtttggataaaacaacaaaaatgTTGCGGTTCACTTTGCCTTTTCCCTTGCTTGCATACCCTTTCTACCTT TGGAATAGAAGTCCAGGAAAGACTGGTTCTCATTTTGAGCCAAGCAGCGACCTCTTTGTCCCCAATGAGAAGAAAGATGTGATCACTTCCACTGTATGTTGGATAGCCATGGCTGCTTTGCTTGTGGGATTATCATTTGTGATTGGTCCTATTCAAATGCTTAAGCTCTATGGAATTCCCTACTGG GTATTTGTCATGTGGTTGGATTTAGTGACTTACTTGCACCATCATGGTCCCGAAGACAAGTTACCGTGGTATCGTGGAAAG GAATGGAGTTATCTGAGGGGAGGGCTCACAACACTTGATCGTGATTACGGAGTGATCAATAACATCCATCACGATATTGGAACGCATGTGGTCCATCATCTTTTCCCACAAATCCCTCACTACCATTTAGTTGAAGCA ACAGAGGCGGCCAAGCCGGTGTTTGCGAAATATTACAGAGAGCCGAAGAAATCAGGACCTCTACCGTTCCACCTACTTGGAAGTTTTATAACAAGCTTGAAAAAAGACCATTACGTCAGTGACTCGGGGGATGTTGTGTACTACCAAACCGACCCCGAGCTTAGTTCAAAgtaa